A genomic region of Anopheles aquasalis chromosome Y, idAnoAquaMG_Q_19, whole genome shotgun sequence contains the following coding sequences:
- the LOC126579579 gene encoding uncharacterized protein LOC126579579: MDADRAGDELTVAKVEQAAEDKEQEEKAEQGQDGQDSSPSLRSTHSSCTNSYCRRKSAVYVYAGGDAGAGPFTITLKHYDSLVSEVKCPGCAEPMDGAISLCATGHSLCHGCRHKCAQCPLCGAQFTELRNYTLEAIASKVQFPCGNAARGCTVRLPLQLLRWHRERCGYKLIECFMGKVWDGCSWHGCERDWLEHCVRTHSEQVYETPQLDLRWDYGAELAPVAPRTTQLQLVVAYYLARAHGEAFNLYQVFDPDSRTVLWTVICATKEPKVAARFAFELELYSTVDSWKLLVQRFPCHSELDPDFLKDGHCAKLPLGEVIRFMATDKVLHYRVRILEVGPSRCQSLATISAPTSAPVPPSPAATDYSCTRIEHVNLKAVPAGNIIIRKQAATDGTSECSRHDDDHDDDEVFLPASVQQQQEPTPTPLLYRRSSSCEADISGSPPEKPARVTFNQLHQQLLQQDAAAALQQQQLVRVRLVEQEQPVRALLVESTSNGRAHSVDRMGSGSCESLTKQQPTSKSTSGLSRFYNVTMYKAAKYLEKKSQHRVS, encoded by the exons ATGGACGCTGATCGCGCTGGTGACGAGCTGACGGTAGCAAAAGTGGAGCAGGCCGCCGAGGAcaaggaacaggaggagaaggcggAGCAGGGCCAGGATGGGCAGGACTCGTCGCCGAGCCTCCGGTCGACGCACTCCTCGTGCACGAACAGCTACTGCCGGCGGAAGTCGGCGGTGTACGTGTACGCTGGAGGCGACGCTGGTGCCGGCCCGTTCACCATCACCCTGAAGCACTACGACTCGCTGGTGAGTGAGGTAAAGTGTCCGGGCTGTGCGGAACCGATGGACGGTGCGATCAGCCTGTGTGCGACCGGCCACAGTCTGTGCCACGGGTGCCGCCACAAATGCGCCCAGTGCCCGCTGTGCGGTGCTCAGTTTACCGAGCTGCGCAACTATACCCTCGAGGCGATCGCTTCGAAGGTGCAGTTCCCTTGCGGGAATGCGGCCCGTGGTTGCACCGTACGGCTACCGTTGCAGCTGCTCCGGTGGCACCGGGAACGGTGCGGCTACAAGCTGATCGAGTGCTTCATGGGGAAAGTATGGGATGGATGCAGCTGGCACGGTTGCGAGCGGGACTGGCTGGAGCACTGTGTTCGCACCCACTCGGAGCAGGTGTACGAGACGCCGCAGCTCGACCTGCGCTGGGACTATGGGGCGGAGCtggcaccggtagcaccgcGCACCACCCAGCTACAACTCGTCGTCGCCTACTACCTGGCTCGGGCGCACGGGGAAGCGTTCAACCTGTACCAGGTGTTCGATCCGGACAGCCGGACCGTCCTGTGGACGGTGATCTGCGCCACCAAGGAACCGAAGGTGGCCGCCCGGTTCGcgttcgagctcgagctgtACTCGACGGTCGACAGCTggaagctgctggtgcaacgCTTCCCCTGTCACTCCGAGCTCGATCCGGACTTCCTCAAGGATGGCCACTGCGCCAAGCTGCCGCTGGGTGAAGTGATCCGTTTCATGGCGACTGATAAG GTCCTGCACTATCGCGTCCGCATCCTGGAGGTCGGACCATCGCGCTGCCAGAGCCTGGCCACGATCAGCGCACCGACCAGCGCTCCGGTACCGCCATCACCGGCTGCCACCGATTACAGCTGCACTCGCATCGAGCACGTCAACCTGAAGGCGGTACCGGccggcaacatcatcatccggaaGCAGGCAGCAACGGATGGGACCAGCGAGTGCAgtcgccacgacgacgaccacgatgacgacgaggtaTTTCTGCCAGCgtctgtgcagcagcaacaggagccaACACCGACACCATTGCTGTATCGGAGAAGCTCCTCCTGCGAGGCGGACATATCGGGCAGTCCACCGGAGAAGCCAGCGCGTGTTACCTTCAatcagctgcaccagcagctgctgcaacaggatgcagcagcagccctccagcaacagcagctggtcCGGGTGCGGCTCGTGGAACAGGAGCAACCGGTGCGTGCGCTGCTGGTCGAGTCGACCTCGAACGGGCGGGCACATTCGGTCGACCGGATGGGCAGCGGATCGTGCGAGAGcctcaccaaacaacaaccgaccAGCAAATCCACGTCCGGTCTGTCTCGGTTCTACAACGTCACGATGTACAAGGCAGCCAAGTACCTCGAGAAGAAGAGTCAGCATCGAGTTTCGTAG